One genomic segment of Ricinus communis isolate WT05 ecotype wild-type chromosome 3, ASM1957865v1, whole genome shotgun sequence includes these proteins:
- the LOC125369566 gene encoding uncharacterized protein LOC125369566: protein MRGNSGFLVEDIDPFVALVEGPIRRVLGTESAGRGASSTYHLGGQSNVGDNVVPTTTGRGRGRGGRSAQKDMSILKMRTNPYRSECMLRGEATTSPEIITGIIPICRHDAYVLVDLGSTCSFISCDFALKMHCAIESLGHDICVSMPAGGVIMVNTVVRACSVMICGTNMSVDLIVINLRDFDVILGMDWLSRNHVIVDCLTKEVKMVVDGEIKIVFTGDRKIVPTCLISAATAFHLMKFGCDAYLVNVVDTGIVSPGVSEVPIVKEFLDVFLEELPGLPPQREVDFEIETIPGVAPISIAPYRMVRETSIPKTAFQTRYGHYECVVMPFGLTNAPAAFINSEDHEHHLRIVLQTLREKQLYGKFSKCEFWMNNIVFLGHIISAQGVQSDPSKVKAIQEWESPRNISEVRSFLGLVGYYRRFMKNFSILAKPLTNLLKKQVTFQWNDKCQASFEELKNRLITAPILTLPIQGGEYIVYTDASLNGLGCVLMQNGRVIAYASRQLKPHEQNYPTHDLELDYDCTIDYHPGKANVVADELSRKTLERVAGMISDQMSSLISLRAMDMHFSIKNGVLLTTMKTSPQILDEIKHAQGSDAYLKKLQKKVQDGKTSELIERDDGMWVMKTRVYVPNVAALKQKILWEAHNSPYSMHPGSTKMYNNLKPHYWWSGMKREVAEYVAKCLTCQQVKAEHQSPAGPYEILERVGPLAYRLALPPELAQVHNVFHVSMLRRYRSDPSHVIKIPEIEVSEKLTYVEESIQILDRQVRKLRNKEIPMVKVKWSQHSSKEATWEVEKHMMDKYPSLFGMSVGD, encoded by the exons ATGCGAGGTAATTCGGGTTTCTTGGTAGAGGATATAGACCCGTTTGTGGCACTTGTGGAAGGACCCATTCGGAGAGTGTTGGGGACCGAGAGTGCAG GTAGAGGAGCATCGAGTACCTACCATTTAGGAGGACAAAGTAATGTTGGGGATAATGTAGTACCTACAACGACTGGTCGTGGAAGAGGTAGGGGAGGTAGAAGTGCACAGAAAGATATGTCCATATTGAAGATGCGAACCAATCCTTACCGCAGTGAGTGTATGTTACGAGGTGAAGCAACTACTTCTCCAGAGATAATAACTGGTATAATTCCTATTTGTAGGCATGATGCATATGTGTTAGTTGACCTCGGAtctacatgttcattcatttcatGTGATTTTGCATTGAAAATGCATTGTGCCATTGAATCTTTAGGACATGATATTTGTGTTTCGATGCCTGCTGGAGGAGTAATAATGGTGAATACTGTAGTTCGGGCTTGTTCTGTGATGATTTGTGGTACAAATATGTCAGTAGACCTAATTGTGATCAATTTGCGAGATTTTGATGTGATAttgggaatggattggttaTCTAGAAATCATGTCATAGTTGACTGTTTAACGAAGGAAGTAAAAATGGTTGTAGATggggaaataaaaatagtgttcACGGGTGACAGGAAAATTGTACctacatgtttgatttctGCTGCTACTGcttttcatttaatgaaatttgggTGTGATGCTTATCTTGTGAATGTGGTAGACACCGGAATTGTTAGTCCAGGGGTTTCAGAGGTACCAATAGTCAAAGAATTCCTAGATGTATTTCTAGAAGAATTACCTGGATTGCCACCTCAACGAGAAgtggattttgaaattgaaactattCCAGGAGTTGCTCCTATTTCTATAGCACCTTACAGAATG GTTAGAGAGACTTCTATACCTAAAACGGCATTTCAGACACGATATGGTCATTATGAGTGTGTTgttatgccatttggtttgacCAATGCACCTGCAGCATTCAT AAATTCTGAAGACCATGAACATCATTTAAGAATAGTATTACAAACTTTGAGAGAAAAACAGTTATATGGTAAGTTCAGTAAATGTGAGTTCTGGATGAATAACATTGTATTTTTGGGGCATATTATATCTGCACAAGGTGTTCAATCGGACCCATCTAAGGTGAAGGCTATTCAGGAGTGGGAATCACCAAGAAATATTTCAGAAGTTCGTAGTTTTCTGGGATTGGTTGGGTACTATAGAAGATTCATGAAGAACTTCTCCATTTTAGCAAAGCCATTGACTAATTTGTTAAAGAAACAAGTGACTTTTCAGTGGAATGATAAATGTCAAGCTAGTTTTGAGGAGttgaaaaatagattgatTACAGCACCTATACTTACATTACCTATACAAGGAGGGGAATATATAGTCTATACAGATGCTTCACTTAATGGTTTGGGTTGTGTATTGATGCAGAATGGAAGGGTTATTGCTTATGCTTCTAGACAACTTAAACCTCATGAACAaaattatcctacacatgattTAGAATTG gattatgattgtacCATTGATTATCACCcaggaaaagcaaatgttgtggCAGATGAACTTAGTAGGAAGACTTTGGAAAGGGTTGCAGGTATGATTTCAGATCAGATGAGTTCCTTAATTTCGCTAAGAGCTATGGATATGcatttttctataaagaatGGGGTATTATTGACTACAATGAAGACTAGTCCCCAGATACTAGATGAGATCAAACATGCACAAGGTAGTGATGCATACTTAAAGAAGTTACAGAAGAAGGTGCAAGATGGTAAGACAAGTGAACTAATCGAGCGAGATGATGGAATGTGGGTTATGAAAACCAGAGTATATGTACCTAATGTAGCCGCATTGAAACAAAAGATTCTTTGGGAGGCTCACAATTCTCCTTATTCAATGCACCCAGGGAGTACAAAAATGTATAACAATTTGAAGCCACATTATTGGTGGTCAGGCATGAAGAGGGAAGTTGCAGAATATGTAGCTAAATGCCTAACTTGTCAACAAGTGAAAGCAGAACATCAATCACCTGCAG GGCCGTATGAGATTTTAGAGCGGGTTGGTCCTTTAGCCTATAGACTTGCATTACCCCCAGAGTTAGCTCAAGTACATAATGTTTTCCATGTTTCTATGCTTCGACGATATCGATCTGATCCTAGCCATGTCATCAAGATACCAGAAATTGAAGTTTCTGAGAAACTCACATATGTTGAAGAATCGATTCAGATATTAGACCGACAggttagaaaattaagaaacaaggAAATTCCTATGGTAAAGGTGAAATGGAGTCAACATTCATCTAaggaagcaacttgggaagtagaGAAGCATATGATGGATAAATACCCGAGCTTATTTGGCATGTCTGTTGGCGATTAG